Proteins from one Carcharodon carcharias isolate sCarCar2 chromosome 19, sCarCar2.pri, whole genome shotgun sequence genomic window:
- the zgc:114119 gene encoding mediator of RNA polymerase II transcription subunit 30 has translation MTALPGAGPRIPGLHSQSTVPVHPTAPVPPQPPQSALREITCVTLCKVGQETVQDIVARTMDIFHMLRATQLPNGVTQNHVVYQERYNKLQEHLRQLTLLFKKLRLLYDKCGETCGVSDVSVTELIPFVGEESFRPSDLPNVGGLANKECREILEKLQQKNQELKHIMDQLRNLIWDINSMLAMRN, from the exons ATGACGGCACTACCAGGGGCCGGGCCGAGAATCCCCGGCCTGCACTCTCAGagcactgtgcctgtccaccctACGGCACCAGTCCCCCCGCAGCCGCCGCAGAGTGCCCTGCGTGAGATCACATGCGTCACCCTCTGCAAGGTTGGCCAGGAAACTGTTCAGGACATTGTGGCGCGTACAATGGACATCTTCCACATGCTCCGGGCAACACAG CTTCCGAATGGCGTAACGCAGAATCACGTGGTGTACCAGGAGCGGTACaacaaactccaagagcaccttCGCCAGCTCACTCTACTCTTCAAGAAGCTGCGGTTGTTGTACGATAAATGTGGAGAGACGTGCGGGGTCTCTGATGTCTCTGTAACAGAG ttAATTCCTTTCGTGGGTGAGGAGTCCTTCAGACCTTCAGATCTTCCCAATGTTGGCGGGTTAGCAAACAAAGAGTGCCGGGAAATCCTTGAG AAGCTACAACAGAAAAACCAAGAACTGAAGCACATTATGGACCAGCTACGGAATCTCATTTGGGACATCAATTCTATGCTGGCAATGAGGAACTAA